A region from the Halosolutus gelatinilyticus genome encodes:
- a CDS encoding DUF7557 family protein, with protein sequence MPSVELEEETIERLDALRVDDESYDELVNELINIYESSEFTLFHAGD encoded by the coding sequence ATGCCGTCCGTCGAACTCGAGGAGGAGACGATCGAGCGGTTGGATGCACTGCGCGTCGACGACGAGTCCTACGACGAACTCGTCAACGAACTCATCAACATCTACGAGAGCAGCGAGTTCACGCTGTTTCACGCCGGCGACTGA
- a CDS encoding OsmC family protein: MAKEVTTISEEGFSSTNEIRDFETTIDATGEDAPDTLEALLAAYASCYVPALRVGGQQRGVDDLGRVEIGATGELNDDDKLESIAFDIRAEAEFDDETGERIIERANELCKVHDAVKPDLHAEMSIDGGAL; encoded by the coding sequence ATGGCGAAGGAAGTCACCACCATCTCCGAGGAGGGATTCAGTTCGACGAACGAGATCCGCGACTTCGAGACGACGATCGACGCCACCGGCGAGGACGCGCCGGACACGCTCGAAGCGCTGCTCGCCGCGTACGCGTCCTGCTACGTGCCGGCGCTGCGCGTCGGCGGCCAGCAGCGCGGCGTCGACGACCTCGGACGCGTCGAGATCGGCGCGACGGGCGAACTCAACGACGACGACAAACTCGAATCGATCGCGTTCGACATCCGCGCCGAGGCCGAGTTCGACGACGAAACCGGCGAGCGGATCATCGAGCGAGCGAACGAACTCTGTAAGGTCCACGACGCGGTGAAGCCGGACCTGCACGCGGAGATGTCGATCGACGGCGGCGCCTTGTAG
- a CDS encoding gamma carbonic anhydrase family protein translates to MRRSFDGTEPQVADSAYVDAAAVVIGDVRIEADASVWPNATLRGDHGTIVVGEGANVQDNAVLHEDAELKPHATVGHGAIVHDATVAERALVGMNAVVLDGAHVGEGAVVAAGSVVAEGTDVPRSTLVAGAPAEPKAEVDDPRLAATADRYVDLSARYRETSERLD, encoded by the coding sequence ATGCGACGATCCTTCGACGGAACGGAACCGCAGGTCGCCGACTCCGCGTACGTCGACGCGGCCGCGGTCGTCATCGGCGACGTCCGGATCGAGGCCGACGCGAGCGTCTGGCCGAACGCGACCCTCCGCGGCGATCACGGGACGATCGTCGTCGGCGAGGGAGCGAACGTCCAGGACAACGCCGTCCTCCACGAGGATGCCGAACTGAAACCACACGCGACGGTCGGTCACGGCGCGATCGTCCACGACGCGACCGTCGCCGAGCGCGCGCTGGTCGGGATGAACGCGGTCGTCCTCGACGGTGCGCACGTCGGGGAGGGCGCCGTCGTCGCCGCCGGCAGCGTCGTCGCCGAGGGAACGGACGTCCCCCGGTCGACGCTGGTCGCCGGCGCGCCCGCCGAACCGAAAGCCGAGGTCGACGACCCGCGACTCGCGGCGACGGCCGATCGGTACGTCGACCTCTCGGCACGATACCGGGAGACGTCGGAGCGACTCGACTGA
- a CDS encoding DUF7545 family protein, with protein sequence MTDEVDTTTFSITADDGSTDDVTVPTGLVELVAEGDQNGAETVADVLLLSFASRAHHLVHHGEAGDDDLEAQESRVMDLFEERFGVTFGEATGHQH encoded by the coding sequence ATGACAGACGAAGTTGACACGACGACCTTCTCGATCACGGCCGACGACGGCTCGACCGACGACGTAACGGTTCCGACCGGACTCGTCGAACTCGTCGCCGAGGGCGACCAGAACGGCGCCGAAACCGTCGCGGACGTCCTGCTGCTGTCGTTCGCCAGCCGCGCGCACCACCTCGTCCACCACGGCGAGGCGGGGGACGACGACCTGGAAGCCCAGGAGTCCCGCGTGATGGACCTGTTCGAAGAACGCTTCGGCGTCACCTTCGGCGAAGCGACCGGCCACCAGCACTGA
- a CDS encoding ComEC/Rec2 family competence protein: MRRGLAVLSVAGLLLIAGCTTGFDAGIGPDDDDRRNPDDPGSTPDGELEIHHIDVGQADATLLTTPDGETVLIDTGDWRDDGESVIAALEDRGVDRIDHLIATHAHADHIGGHTAVIEHFEERGDGVGAAYDPGVAHTSATYERYLDAIEAHDVALFEVADGDELPIADEAVTAAVLNPPAEGADRGGDIDDASVALRITFGEFAYLTTGDAGRDAEQRLVRDREDDLAADVYQAGHHGSSTSSHDRFLAAVDPEIAIVSSAADSRYGHPHDEVLESFADRGVETYWTGVHGDIVVATDGETASVTTDRDAPTDARALLEAKRDESGRDRIGSSGDRVDPIAAPSTAPAIPTIGAADPSAGRPTIDIPGARPLTP, from the coding sequence ATGCGCCGAGGGCTGGCGGTTCTCTCCGTCGCTGGGCTGCTCCTGATCGCGGGTTGTACCACCGGATTCGACGCGGGCATCGGCCCCGACGACGACGACCGTCGGAACCCCGACGATCCCGGCAGCACCCCGGACGGCGAACTGGAGATCCACCACATCGACGTCGGCCAGGCCGACGCGACGCTGCTGACCACCCCGGACGGAGAGACGGTCCTGATCGATACCGGCGACTGGCGCGACGACGGCGAGTCCGTCATCGCCGCCCTGGAGGACCGCGGCGTCGATCGCATCGACCACCTGATCGCGACCCACGCCCACGCCGACCACATCGGCGGTCACACGGCCGTCATCGAGCACTTCGAAGAACGCGGCGACGGCGTCGGCGCGGCCTACGACCCCGGGGTCGCCCACACGAGCGCGACCTACGAGCGCTACCTCGACGCCATCGAGGCCCACGACGTCGCGCTGTTCGAGGTCGCCGACGGCGACGAACTGCCGATCGCGGACGAGGCGGTCACCGCCGCCGTGTTGAACCCGCCCGCGGAGGGAGCCGATCGCGGGGGCGATATCGACGATGCTAGCGTCGCGCTCCGGATCACGTTCGGCGAGTTCGCGTACCTGACGACCGGCGACGCCGGACGCGACGCGGAACAGCGACTCGTTCGGGACCGCGAGGACGACCTCGCGGCCGACGTCTATCAGGCGGGTCACCACGGTTCGTCCACGTCCTCGCACGATCGATTCCTCGCCGCCGTCGATCCCGAGATCGCGATCGTCTCGAGCGCGGCAGACTCCCGGTACGGCCACCCGCACGACGAGGTGCTCGAGTCGTTCGCCGATCGAGGCGTCGAGACCTACTGGACCGGCGTCCACGGAGACATCGTCGTCGCGACGGACGGCGAAACCGCGTCCGTGACGACCGATCGAGATGCACCGACGGACGCGCGCGCCCTGCTCGAAGCGAAACGCGACGAGTCCGGTCGTGATCGAATCGGATCGAGCGGGGATCGAGTCGATCCGATCGCCGCACCGTCGACCGCGCCCGCGATCCCGACGATCGGAGCCGCCGATCCGTCGGCCGGCCGGCCGACGATTGATATCCCTGGGGCTCGGCCGCTTACACCATGA
- a CDS encoding DUF5799 family protein: MSDNSWTDRIVGARMTVDREFTSRIASSKFSNQQWSLIMTATEFEIEHADDPDRARIVANTEKVDQILPELDNIQSQMGAMGGQAGSGGSSSGASGGFFDSVKGALGLGGGGGDSHAEQREAAEQLTQEYADRLQSHLESNGRWESVREVAADGER, from the coding sequence ATGAGCGACAATTCGTGGACAGACCGGATCGTCGGCGCCCGAATGACCGTCGATCGGGAGTTCACTTCGCGGATCGCGAGTTCGAAGTTTTCGAACCAGCAGTGGAGCCTGATCATGACCGCCACCGAGTTCGAGATCGAACACGCGGACGATCCCGATCGGGCGCGAATCGTCGCCAACACCGAGAAAGTCGACCAGATCCTCCCGGAACTCGACAACATCCAGTCGCAGATGGGCGCGATGGGAGGCCAGGCCGGATCCGGCGGATCGAGTTCGGGCGCCTCGGGCGGATTCTTCGACTCGGTCAAGGGCGCACTCGGACTCGGCGGCGGTGGCGGCGACTCCCACGCCGAACAGCGCGAAGCGGCCGAGCAACTCACCCAGGAGTACGCCGATCGGCTACAATCGCACCTGGAATCGAACGGTCGGTGGGAGTCGGTGCGCGAGGTCGCGGCCGACGGCGAACGCTAA
- a CDS encoding DUF3006 domain-containing protein, whose product MSEIDTAVVDRIVDGRTAVLLLEAEGTTVDDLAVSVAALPEAGRHEGAVFAVSIEDGVLRELTYRPDEERGRRERAQERFDRLSRRLPDEDS is encoded by the coding sequence ATGAGCGAAATCGATACCGCGGTCGTCGATCGCATCGTCGACGGCCGGACGGCGGTGCTCCTCCTCGAAGCCGAGGGAACGACCGTCGACGACCTCGCCGTCTCCGTCGCCGCCTTGCCCGAGGCCGGCCGGCACGAGGGAGCGGTGTTCGCGGTCTCGATCGAGGACGGCGTCCTCCGCGAGCTGACCTATCGCCCCGACGAAGAGCGCGGTCGCCGAGAGCGGGCGCAGGAGCGATTCGATCGACTCTCCCGCCGACTGCCCGACGAGGATTCCTGA